AGTATAAAGAATAATCAGTGAGAAAATTGATGTGCTTAAGTTAAGAAGCTTTAAAATATAATATGTAGCTATTATTCCTAAAAAACCTGGGAACATGCCGATGATAAGTATCATTTTCATCAATGGCTTTTTCATATTAAAACGAATTCTTGAAAGAGCGTAAGATGTCATCAATGTAATAAGTGTCTGAGTTACAGAAGTAATAAGGGCAATTAATAAAGTTGTAAAAAACCATCCGAAAAAATTGTAATCCTTGTCGTTAAATAATCTTATATAATTATCGAATGTATATTCGATTGGAAAGAAATATTTTTGATTGTATTCTTTGCCAAAAGATTGAGCTAACAAGTAAATAAAAGGAATCATCCAAATAATGGAAATTATTACTAATATTGCATAAGAGAAGAATTTTTTCGATCCTCTTTTTATTTTTGCACGCAAATATGCATTATCTTCATTAAACATTATTTAAAATCCCCCTCATTTTTAACAGCGCTACTGCGTCCATAGAAAATTAATGATAATACTGAGACAAGAATGAAGATTAAAATTCCTAATACGGCAGCAACACCATAATATTTATTGGTATTTGTTAAAGAAAGCTTATAAATCCAGGTGATGAGTAAGTCAGTTTGACCGACACCATTTAAAGCATCAGGTGGGGTTTGAGATCCGAAACTGAATAATGGGCCACCGCCAGAAAGTAAATAAATAACATTGAAGTTATTGATGTTTCCTACAAATTGAGAGATTAAATATGGTCCAGTAACAAATAACATATATGGCATTGTTATTTTCATAAATGTTCTCATTTTACCTGCACCATCAATACGTGCTGATTCATATAAATCTTCTGGAATATTCATTAAAATACCAGAAGTGATGAGCATTGTATAAGGAATACCTACCCATGTATTGATAACAATAATTACAACTTTAGTTAATGTTCCACTTTCTAACCATCTAATCGGTTGAAGGCCAAACCATTTCCCAAGTAAAGCATTGACAACACCCATGTTGGTAGAAAGCATACGATTGATTAAAAGTAAGGAAACAAATTGTGGAACTGCAATTGTAGTAATTAAAATTGTTCTCCATAATTTTTTTAATTTAACTGTTTTACTATTAATTAATAATGCAACTGCCATTCCTAAGAAATAGTTGATGAATGTTGCAAAGAAAGCCCAAACAAGTGTCCATAAAACAACTTGTAAGAAAGTTTTCATAAATATTGAACTTCCTACGCTTCCACCCATTCCTAAGACTGTTTCAAAGTTTTTCATTCCAACCCAGTCGATAAGTGTAACTGGAGAAAGATGGTTAGAATCATAGTTTGTAAATGCGATTAATATTGAAACAATAAGTGGGATAATAGTAAAACAAACAATTCCTGCTAAAGGTAATGTTAATAAAGTTTTGTGATAACTCTTTTCAAAAACATTATTTATTGTGGTTTTATCACTGGCATAGATACCTACATTTTGTCTCAGTTGTAAAGTCAACGAATCTTTCAATTGACTATACCAAGTAACAGCAAATAATCCAATGATAATAATAGTTAAAACAGAATATAGCAAAATATTAAATGAGTTATCAGTTCCTGATATATATGAATATGTTCCAAGGTTTCCACCAGCATGTTGAACACCAGCAATTTGACCAAACGAACCTAAATTAGCAAGTTGATTGCCGCCAAACATAACCATATATACGATAAAAATTACTTCAAAAGCCAAATAAAAGCAGCCACGAATAATTTGTCTTCTAGTTAAATGTCCTAATCCCATGATTAGAAAAGATAATCTAGTAATCAAATCTCCTTGAACTATACATTTCCCTATAGTTTTAAAAGGTATTATAGCTTTTTTTTTAAAGACATTGAAATTATGAACAATGTTGTTTCCAAGTTTTTGAAACGCTTTTGGAATTCCAGTAAAAAAGCTAGCAAAACGTATAGCCATTCTTTTTGGTTTTGAATAGGATAAATATTCTATAGTAGTCATTTTTTAATCCTTCCAATAAAAGCCAAGAGGGGCGCACAAAATGCGTCCCTCAAAAATTGATAAAGTAATAGTTAATTAGATAGTTTCAAGTAATGTATTGACAGAAGCCATATATTCAGCAATGTTATCTTCTGTGACAGTACCAGCTTCGATATCTGTAATAAATGTATTTGTGCAACTCCAAACTGTTCCAGGTGTAGCACCTTGTGGGTGAGCATAAGCAGATTGAGCAGATA
The Firmicutes bacterium CAG:345 DNA segment above includes these coding regions:
- a CDS encoding aBC transporter permease protein (product inferred by homology to UniProt): MFNEDNAYLRAKIKRGSKKFFSYAILVIISIIWMIPFIYLLAQSFGKEYNQKYFFPIEYTFDNYIRLFNDKDYNFFGWFFTTLLIALITSVTQTLITLMTSYALSRIRFNMKKPLMKMILIIGMFPGFLGIIATYYILKLLNLSTSIFSLIILYTAGAGMGYYISKGFFDTVSYSLDEAAMIDGANKNTIFFRVIMPLSKPIIVYTVLMAFTAPWGDYMTASYLAAGNPKMFTVAVGLYEILNKRNFTEYLNYFCAGAVVTSLPIIVIFFVLQRYYVEGVTGGAVKG
- a CDS encoding aBC-type sugar transport systems permease components (product inferred by homology to UniProt), which codes for MTTIEYLSYSKPKRMAIRFASFFTGIPKAFQKLGNNIVHNFNVFKKKAIIPFKTIGKCIVQGDLITRLSFLIMGLGHLTRRQIIRGCFYLAFEVIFIVYMVMFGGNQLANLGSFGQIAGVQHAGGNLGTYSYISGTDNSFNILLYSVLTIIIIGLFAVTWYSQLKDSLTLQLRQNVGIYASDKTTINNVFEKSYHKTLLTLPLAGIVCFTIIPLIVSILIAFTNYDSNHLSPVTLIDWVGMKNFETVLGMGGSVGSSIFMKTFLQVVLWTLVWAFFATFINYFLGMAVALLINSKTVKLKKLWRTILITTIAVPQFVSLLLINRMLSTNMGVVNALLGKWFGLQPIRWLESGTLTKVVIIVINTWVGIPYTMLITSGILMNIPEDLYESARIDGAGKMRTFMKITMPYMLFVTGPYLISQFVGNINNFNVIYLLSGGGPLFSFGSQTPPDALNGVGQTDLLITWIYKLSLTNTNKYYGVAAVLGILIFILVSVLSLIFYGRSSAVKNEGDFK